Proteins from a genomic interval of Kiritimatiellia bacterium:
- a CDS encoding class I SAM-dependent methyltransferase yields the protein MRFSRKQIMENDARLKERDRLYRRHGYDSRKAARFVLACAGPLAGRILEIGTGKGRFLVELARRRSNVVTVDPDAAEQRFARLNAAHAGVTSNIRFVVADGAHLPFADVSFDAVVSMNALHHIRDLNGVLDEVLRVVKPGGKIVLADFDANGFRLFDRIHRQEQRTHERRRYYFKNLVTFLAAQDCFALRFQGDGQEVLVASKSRRKRARARHRSPPKAGEEKSAAERREVGERGAKDGRVDACRSSRGPFRTA from the coding sequence ATGAGATTCAGCCGCAAACAGATCATGGAGAACGACGCTCGTCTCAAGGAGCGGGACCGGCTGTATCGACGCCACGGCTACGACAGCCGGAAGGCGGCCCGATTCGTTTTGGCGTGCGCCGGGCCGCTGGCAGGGCGAATACTCGAGATCGGCACAGGAAAAGGGCGGTTCCTGGTCGAACTCGCGCGGCGGAGATCGAACGTCGTGACGGTTGACCCTGACGCCGCGGAACAGCGCTTTGCCAGACTGAACGCGGCACATGCGGGAGTAACCAGCAATATACGTTTTGTCGTCGCCGACGGCGCGCACCTGCCGTTTGCCGATGTGTCATTCGACGCCGTAGTATCCATGAACGCCCTTCATCACATCCGGGACTTGAACGGTGTCCTCGACGAAGTCCTGCGCGTTGTCAAGCCGGGCGGTAAGATCGTGTTGGCCGACTTCGACGCGAACGGCTTCCGTCTCTTCGACCGGATTCACCGTCAGGAGCAACGCACTCATGAGCGCAGAAGGTACTATTTCAAGAATCTCGTGACATTTCTGGCTGCGCAAGACTGTTTTGCCCTCCGATTCCAGGGCGATGGCCAAGAAGTATTGGTCGCATCAAAGAGTAGGAGAAAACGCGCGCGCGCCCGGCACCGGAGCCCGCCAAAGGCGGGCGAGGAGAAGAGCGCGGCAGAACGCCGCGAAGTGGGAGAGAGAGGAGCGAAGGACGGGAGGGTGGACGCCTGCCGCTCTTCACGCGGGCCGTTCAGGACCGCGTGA